The genomic DNA CAATGGTTCAATTATTCAATTATTCAATGGTTCAATTTTTCAATGTTTCAATTTTTCAATGGTTCAATTTTTCAATGGTTCAATTATTTAATGGTTCAATTATTCAATGGTTCAATGGTTCAATTATTTAATGGTTCAATTTTTCAATGGTTCAATTATTTAATGGTTCAATTATTTAATGGTTCAATTATTCAATTATTTACTCCTTATATATTTAATTCTTTTTACTTAAAGTTTTTAATATAGCACCAAGTATCTTTAGTATTTCTTCTACATCTGCAATTAAGCTATCTGCTAATTTCGCTTCTATATAATCACTATCTTTTAGTAACCTCAACCAATAGTGTGTTTCTCGAGCTTCTTTATAAGAAATAAAATATTTTGATCGAAATTCCTTTTTAGAAATACTGCCTGTTGCCTCTTCAGAATTTGCTCCAATAGAAGTTCCACTCCTAAGGATTTGCCTAGAAAGAGTATA from Bacteroidota bacterium includes the following:
- a CDS encoding four helix bundle protein, which translates into the protein MEENIILTKTYSFALRIIKLYKYLNEEKKEYTLSRQILRSGTSIGANSEEATGSISKKEFRSKYFISYKEARETHYWLRLLKDSDYIEAKLADSLIADVEEILKILGAILKTLSKKN